From Xylanivirga thermophila, one genomic window encodes:
- a CDS encoding AAA family ATPase: protein MGLGEKDIDNFAVKIEDIQREIQKGIIGQTEVIRQVLLAVLCGGNVLLEGVPGLGKTRLVKTLGHVLDLQFSRIQFTPDLMPADITGTNIIVDKGGFKFQQGPIFSNIVLADEINRATPKTQSALLEAMQEHTVTVAGTTYELPKPYFVLATQNPLEQEGTYPLPEAQLDRFLFKITVDFPKLDELHDIINLTTTGDEVYINKMADGNSILHMKGIGECVPVAFSVQDYALKLVLATHPEYEGAPEVTKEYVRYGSSPRGAQAIVSAARINALMEGRLNVSFDDIRYVAYPALRHRIFLNFDGLAKGRTSDDILDEIIQGLDE from the coding sequence ATGGGATTAGGTGAAAAGGATATAGATAACTTTGCCGTTAAGATAGAAGATATACAAAGGGAGATACAAAAGGGCATAATAGGCCAAACAGAGGTAATAAGGCAGGTTTTATTAGCAGTGCTTTGTGGTGGCAATGTGCTTTTGGAAGGGGTGCCAGGCCTTGGCAAGACCAGACTTGTAAAAACCCTTGGTCATGTACTGGATTTACAGTTTAGTCGTATACAGTTTACACCGGATCTTATGCCTGCCGACATAACGGGGACCAATATAATCGTTGATAAAGGTGGGTTTAAATTTCAGCAAGGTCCCATATTCAGCAATATAGTGTTAGCAGATGAGATCAATAGGGCTACTCCAAAGACTCAGAGTGCCCTTTTAGAGGCCATGCAGGAGCATACGGTAACAGTAGCAGGGACAACATATGAATTGCCAAAGCCATATTTTGTACTGGCTACCCAAAACCCCTTAGAGCAGGAGGGTACCTACCCATTACCTGAAGCCCAATTGGATCGGTTTCTATTTAAGATAACGGTGGATTTTCCAAAGCTTGATGAGCTCCACGATATAATAAACTTAACTACAACAGGGGATGAGGTATATATAAATAAAATGGCAGATGGCAATTCAATACTTCATATGAAGGGGATAGGCGAATGCGTACCAGTAGCATTTTCGGTGCAAGACTATGCCTTAAAACTGGTTCTGGCTACCCATCCTGAATACGAAGGCGCACCTGAAGTTACAAAGGAATACGTGCGGTATGGATCAAGCCCTAGAGGGGCCCAGGCCATAGTATCTGCAGCCAGGATAAATGCCCTCATGGAAGGCAGATTGAATGTATCATTTGATGATATACGCTATGTAGCTTACCCGGCTTTGAGGCACAGGATATTTTTAAACTTTGACGGTTTAGCAAAAGGGCGCACGTCAGATGATATATTGGATGAAATAATACAAGGCTTGGATGAGTAG
- a CDS encoding DUF58 domain-containing protein has product MLLDDQFIKKLDGLYICTESFIRGQGGGSRRSREKGSSIEFSDFREYVPGDDFRHIDWNAYARLGRLYIKLFMEEEKAPFTMFLDCSKSMDYGINNKGYFAKRLCAALTYMALKNLDTVSIVGLNGDINTNLNNLSGKQSFLRSSDFIEGLSFYGDTRLYASISSYPYIKSGGGVSILFTDLFSQDDYSQALKYLKYKKQQVILIHILSPEEISPPWQGAITLVDAEDGDAKDITITPRILDRYKKVLDDFINTAHRFCSGMGIYYIPVTSDTNLQNIIFNNLMDKGLVR; this is encoded by the coding sequence ATGCTTTTAGATGATCAATTTATAAAAAAGCTGGATGGGCTTTATATATGCACGGAAAGTTTTATAAGGGGACAGGGTGGCGGATCTCGAAGATCAAGGGAAAAGGGCAGTTCTATAGAATTTTCCGATTTCCGGGAATATGTGCCTGGAGATGATTTTCGCCATATTGATTGGAATGCATATGCAAGGCTTGGGAGGCTATATATAAAACTCTTTATGGAGGAAGAGAAGGCACCCTTTACCATGTTTTTAGATTGTAGCAAATCCATGGACTATGGGATTAATAACAAGGGGTATTTTGCAAAGAGGTTGTGTGCAGCATTGACATATATGGCTTTAAAAAACCTTGATACGGTGTCAATAGTAGGACTTAATGGGGATATTAATACTAATCTTAATAATCTATCCGGGAAACAATCCTTTTTAAGGAGTTCAGACTTTATAGAAGGTTTGTCATTTTACGGGGATACAAGACTATATGCCTCCATATCTTCATATCCGTACATAAAATCAGGAGGTGGTGTATCCATTCTTTTTACAGATCTTTTTTCTCAAGATGATTATAGTCAGGCCCTTAAATATCTTAAATATAAAAAACAACAGGTAATACTCATCCATATACTATCCCCTGAAGAGATATCCCCTCCGTGGCAGGGTGCTATAACTCTAGTAGATGCTGAAGACGGGGATGCAAAGGATATAACCATTACTCCTAGGATTTTAGATAGGTATAAAAAAGTACTTGATGATTTTATAAATACTGCCCATAGGTTTTGTTCCGGCATGGGTATATATTATATACCAGTTACAAGCGATACAAATCTTCAGAATATAATCTTTAACAATTTGATGGATAAGGGCTTAGTGAGGTAG
- a CDS encoding vWA domain-containing protein, translating into MHFLNPWGFLFALFIPGIIILYLLKQKRQRIDVSSVQLWSQAIDDMTATRPWQKFKNNILMYLEIGIIICLTLALTRPFIANSDSYGHYIVVLDSSASMQADDVKPTRFEKAKDDIQSIIDTLLPSQYMTIIEMGPSSYIAADRISDKGLLSRILKDMMPTNGEGDIKGAMDLAESMLSSEDQDIVCIFTDQNINIEDSLFKVKLYNGDGQNRAITHMSYSEYGDGWGVLAKIMNFGDSSNITLKCSADDQLVDIKEISLPKGDKKDVYFTSIPRDTNIVKVEIVDKDNLLIDNVSWIPIKERAENKGLLVTQGNIFLEKVLNFYGGLLMEKGAYEASEGLLGYQLYVYDGYVPKDVPEDGNIIIFNPQGDQNLFKVVDNFMPKGMIKNISSRYNRLLEHVDIDDINIRKASKIEFPNWGEEVVGDGDNTLIWAGEMKSQKFIVFAFDIHESDLPLKMDFPILMGNILNWILPGVKTNTLNCYAGEEVAIDAIPGSSSIDIVLPDGSEKRVAPPYPIVPFDDTTQLGVYTIKQGMGSSTIEDRFTVSVPTHGESDLALKNRSYDIQNTQKERTVEGRRELWPYFALVALAFMLIEWWVYRRGY; encoded by the coding sequence TTGCATTTTTTGAATCCATGGGGCTTTTTATTTGCCCTTTTTATACCTGGCATAATAATACTCTATCTTTTAAAACAAAAGCGACAGAGGATAGATGTATCAAGTGTACAGCTATGGAGCCAGGCAATAGATGATATGACTGCTACGAGACCGTGGCAGAAGTTTAAAAACAATATACTTATGTACCTTGAGATAGGGATAATAATTTGCTTGACTTTGGCTTTGACCCGTCCTTTTATAGCGAACTCCGATTCATATGGGCACTATATAGTTGTTTTGGATTCATCAGCCAGTATGCAGGCGGATGATGTAAAGCCTACAAGGTTTGAAAAGGCAAAGGATGATATTCAAAGTATAATAGATACTCTGCTCCCTTCTCAGTATATGACCATTATAGAGATGGGACCTTCTTCATATATTGCGGCTGACAGGATATCAGATAAAGGACTTTTATCCCGTATTCTTAAAGATATGATGCCTACAAATGGTGAAGGGGATATAAAAGGGGCAATGGATCTTGCAGAGTCTATGCTATCCTCTGAAGATCAAGATATAGTATGTATATTTACGGATCAAAATATCAATATAGAGGATAGTTTATTTAAGGTAAAACTATATAATGGTGATGGACAAAATAGGGCTATAACTCATATGTCATATTCAGAGTATGGTGATGGATGGGGTGTATTGGCCAAAATTATGAATTTTGGGGATAGCTCTAATATTACGTTAAAATGCAGTGCCGATGATCAGCTTGTGGATATAAAGGAGATAAGTCTTCCAAAAGGGGATAAAAAGGATGTATATTTTACTTCTATACCCCGAGATACCAACATAGTAAAGGTGGAAATTGTGGATAAAGACAATCTTTTAATTGACAATGTATCCTGGATACCCATAAAGGAGAGGGCGGAAAACAAGGGACTTTTGGTGACTCAGGGCAATATATTTTTGGAAAAGGTGTTGAATTTCTATGGAGGGCTGCTTATGGAGAAAGGGGCATATGAGGCATCTGAGGGGTTACTTGGCTATCAGCTTTATGTATATGATGGATATGTGCCAAAGGATGTACCGGAAGATGGAAATATAATAATATTTAATCCACAGGGTGATCAAAATTTATTTAAAGTTGTGGATAACTTTATGCCCAAAGGGATGATAAAAAATATATCGTCAAGATATAATCGTCTGCTTGAGCATGTGGATATTGATGATATAAATATTAGAAAAGCCAGCAAGATAGAATTCCCAAATTGGGGTGAAGAGGTTGTAGGGGATGGAGATAATACCCTCATATGGGCAGGAGAGATGAAAAGTCAAAAGTTTATAGTGTTTGCTTTTGATATACATGAGAGTGATCTTCCACTTAAGATGGATTTTCCTATATTGATGGGCAACATATTAAATTGGATATTACCGGGAGTAAAGACTAATACATTGAATTGTTATGCAGGCGAAGAAGTGGCTATAGATGCTATTCCAGGTTCCAGCAGCATAGATATAGTCTTACCTGATGGCAGTGAAAAAAGGGTTGCACCTCCTTATCCAATAGTACCTTTTGACGATACTACCCAGTTAGGGGTATATACCATAAAACAGGGGATGGGTTCGAGTACAATTGAGGACAGATTTACAGTGTCTGTACCTACCCATGGGGAGTCTGATCTAGCATTAAAAAATAGATCGTATGATATACAAAATACACAAAAGGAACGGACAGTGGAAGGCAGGCGGGAGCTTTGGCCGTATTTTGCACTGGTTGCACTGGCTTTTATGTTGATAGAATGGTGGGTGTATAGACGTGGGTATTAG
- a CDS encoding VWA domain-containing protein, translating into MGISFSNPWWLLALIPVLGFVIWTAIYMGGIRGKKAKVGLGLRIASLTIVVLALCGMGIDTLNDKTSLVFVADISNSTKNVKGQIDEFISTAISKRSDKFEVGIVSFGKDAMVEHPVSSDVIFSGLETTPNPNFTNIDDAIKKAVSIMPADGRKKIVLLTDGSQNVGDGIERANMLYKQGIRLDGVFLDNAIHKDAQISDIELPSHVYEGEDYTIRIRVDSSIVTTAILRIYMDRELIGKEDVTLQKGQNIFVFNKKADEGGIKAIEASLEVEDDDILQNNTLSSHINISGRPNIAVVEGMDGASREVSKVLQSGGIDFNLYTPNTLPSDMGELGKYHAMILCNVSADDLDESRLSMIKSYVEQLGRGLLVVGGDNSYALGGYQDTPLGDILPVDSSIEQKGEIPSLALALVIDKSSSMAAGEYGVSRLDLAKEAAIRSLGVLREQDKIGIVAFDSAPFWVVNMQKPEDIESIEDAIGIIKSGGGTNMYPALKMAVDALKEENAKLKHIIALTDGQSMPGDFEGIIDETQDLGITLSTVAVGQDADKAFLEKLSEGGNGRYYYTDEFSNLPKIFAKETFMAAQTYIQNDKFHPIISGDSPIMTGLNSGVPALYGYIATTIKPGASMVLSSPKEHPILAEWQYGMGRVVAWTSDFTGTWSGDWISWGDVSKFWMNTISSILPVKQGGTGDINVERTGDKGEIVFKTQDDMTGDVAHKAVVIYPEGSKKEIDLDAEKPGEFKGRFYIEDPGVYAIKIIGYKNGKVQNSLDTALSVSYSPEYDMRNAPSREFVERLVQSTGGRMLTSPDEVFVDDMKPVWSHIDISRYLLIIALLLFAADIGIRRLV; encoded by the coding sequence GTGGGTATTAGTTTTTCAAATCCATGGTGGCTTTTAGCCCTTATCCCCGTGTTGGGGTTTGTGATATGGACGGCCATCTATATGGGTGGTATAAGAGGAAAAAAGGCAAAAGTAGGGCTTGGACTTCGTATAGCCTCCCTTACCATTGTCGTATTAGCTCTGTGTGGTATGGGAATAGACACCCTAAATGATAAAACATCTTTAGTATTTGTAGCTGATATATCAAACAGTACTAAAAATGTTAAGGGGCAAATAGATGAATTTATCTCTACTGCTATTTCTAAAAGATCGGATAAATTTGAAGTGGGTATAGTATCCTTCGGGAAGGATGCTATGGTAGAGCATCCCGTATCTTCAGATGTTATCTTTAGTGGATTGGAGACTACGCCAAATCCCAATTTTACTAATATAGATGATGCTATCAAAAAGGCAGTATCCATAATGCCTGCTGATGGTCGAAAAAAGATAGTGCTTTTGACAGATGGCAGCCAAAACGTTGGGGATGGTATAGAACGGGCTAATATGCTCTATAAGCAGGGGATAAGGTTGGATGGTGTATTCTTAGATAATGCTATTCATAAAGATGCCCAGATAAGTGACATAGAACTTCCTAGTCATGTATATGAGGGAGAGGATTATACAATACGGATAAGGGTGGACAGCAGCATTGTAACCACTGCTATACTGCGTATCTATATGGATAGAGAGCTCATAGGCAAGGAGGATGTAACACTACAAAAGGGACAAAATATATTTGTATTTAATAAGAAGGCCGACGAAGGTGGTATAAAGGCCATTGAAGCCAGTTTGGAGGTAGAAGACGATGATATACTTCAAAATAATACCTTGTCCAGCCATATAAATATATCTGGTCGTCCCAATATAGCGGTGGTAGAAGGGATGGATGGGGCATCCCGTGAGGTATCAAAGGTATTACAATCTGGAGGAATAGATTTTAATCTATATACACCCAATACCCTTCCTTCTGATATGGGCGAGCTGGGTAAATACCATGCCATGATACTTTGCAATGTATCCGCTGATGATTTGGATGAATCCAGGCTCTCTATGATAAAGTCATATGTGGAACAATTAGGAAGGGGACTTCTTGTGGTAGGAGGGGATAACAGTTATGCCTTAGGAGGCTATCAGGATACTCCACTTGGAGATATATTGCCGGTGGATAGTTCTATTGAACAGAAAGGCGAGATCCCGTCTTTAGCCCTTGCGTTGGTTATAGATAAGTCGAGCAGTATGGCTGCTGGAGAATACGGCGTATCTAGACTTGACCTTGCCAAGGAAGCTGCTATCCGTTCATTAGGCGTGCTTAGAGAGCAGGATAAGATAGGCATAGTAGCATTTGATAGTGCGCCTTTTTGGGTAGTCAATATGCAAAAGCCAGAAGATATAGAATCTATAGAGGATGCCATTGGCATTATAAAGTCGGGAGGCGGAACTAACATGTATCCTGCCCTTAAAATGGCGGTAGATGCCCTGAAAGAGGAAAATGCAAAACTAAAGCATATCATTGCCCTTACGGATGGTCAATCTATGCCAGGTGATTTTGAAGGTATTATTGACGAAACACAGGATTTAGGCATTACTCTATCTACAGTAGCGGTTGGGCAGGATGCCGATAAGGCTTTTCTCGAGAAGTTGTCAGAAGGCGGTAATGGTAGATATTATTATACAGATGAGTTTTCCAATCTTCCAAAGATCTTTGCCAAGGAGACATTTATGGCAGCCCAAACCTATATACAGAATGATAAATTTCATCCCATTATTTCAGGGGATTCCCCTATAATGACAGGACTGAATAGTGGTGTACCCGCCCTTTATGGATATATTGCAACTACTATAAAACCGGGGGCATCTATGGTGCTGTCAAGTCCCAAAGAGCATCCAATATTAGCCGAGTGGCAGTATGGTATGGGTAGAGTAGTGGCTTGGACAAGTGATTTTACAGGTACATGGTCTGGAGACTGGATAAGCTGGGGAGATGTATCTAAATTTTGGATGAATACCATATCAAGTATATTGCCTGTAAAACAGGGTGGAACAGGGGATATAAATGTAGAGCGGACTGGTGATAAGGGAGAGATTGTATTTAAAACACAGGATGATATGACGGGAGATGTAGCGCACAAGGCAGTGGTCATATATCCAGAGGGATCTAAAAAGGAGATAGACCTTGATGCTGAAAAGCCGGGAGAGTTTAAAGGGCGTTTTTATATAGAGGATCCGGGGGTATATGCCATAAAGATCATAGGATATAAGAATGGAAAGGTGCAAAATAGTCTGGATACTGCCCTGTCTGTAAGCTATTCGCCAGAGTATGATATGAGAAATGCGCCTTCCCGTGAGTTTGTAGAGAGGTTGGTACAGTCTACCGGCGGGAGGATGTTGACTAGTCCTGATGAGGTTTTTGTAGATGATATGAAGCCTGTATGGTCCCATATTGATATATCTAGGTACCTGCTTATCATAGCATTACTGCTTTTTGCAGCAGATATAGGTATAAGACGGTTAGTGTAA
- a CDS encoding glycosyltransferase family 2 protein, whose translation MTIQQPDISVIIPMYNREKYIKEAIESILEQTFQNFEIIVLDDFSSDHSCEVLKSIEDPRIILYTADEKSGIAKLRNIGNDMARGKYIAVMDSDDIMPSYRLKEQFDFLENNPDVGVVGGHCKMFGDYEGMLLNNWDSDTINCGHLYRTLVFHGTSMIRKSVLKEFNLKYNEDYFVGEDWALWVDMINKVKLVNLDRCFLYYRIHDQSISKLSQDNRELKARRRSTLDKIRMTAFNNLGFKLEEEELVLFKRFFGEVDKDLPKFTQGEYEKVKIIISKLKCQAEDLEFNAEAFSKFTDMWSKKMAKRHGIFYEED comes from the coding sequence ATGACGATTCAACAACCTGACATTTCTGTAATTATTCCAATGTATAACAGAGAGAAATATATAAAGGAGGCTATAGAGAGCATTCTAGAACAAACTTTTCAGAATTTCGAAATAATAGTCCTAGATGATTTTTCTTCTGACCATTCGTGTGAAGTATTAAAATCCATAGAGGATCCTCGTATAATTCTCTACACTGCAGATGAAAAGAGTGGCATTGCAAAATTACGTAATATTGGAAATGATATGGCTAGAGGCAAATATATTGCTGTAATGGATTCTGACGATATCATGCCTTCCTATCGTCTAAAGGAGCAATTCGACTTTTTAGAGAATAATCCGGATGTAGGCGTAGTTGGCGGTCACTGTAAGATGTTCGGAGATTACGAGGGGATGTTATTGAATAATTGGGATAGCGATACTATCAATTGTGGACATCTATATCGAACATTGGTATTTCATGGAACATCAATGATCAGGAAATCTGTGCTCAAGGAGTTCAATCTAAAATATAATGAGGATTATTTTGTAGGTGAGGACTGGGCTCTTTGGGTTGACATGATAAATAAGGTAAAGCTGGTCAATCTAGATCGCTGTTTTTTATACTATAGGATTCATGATCAGAGCATTAGTAAGCTCTCACAAGATAACAGAGAGTTAAAGGCGAGGCGTAGGTCTACGCTAGATAAAATACGTATGACAGCTTTCAATAATTTAGGATTTAAATTAGAAGAAGAGGAACTTGTATTATTTAAGAGGTTCTTTGGAGAGGTTGACAAGGATCTACCAAAATTTACGCAGGGCGAATATGAGAAAGTAAAAATAATTATATCAAAACTAAAGTGTCAGGCAGAGGATTTGGAATTTAATGCCGAGGCGTTTTCGAAATTTACGGATATGTGGTCAAAAAAAATGGCAAAAAGGCACGGAATCTTCTATGAAGAAGACTAA
- a CDS encoding ABC transporter transmembrane domain-containing protein, producing MKKTKNSLSRFFVDNKRYAGYFMLLFLSAIAMGFFQTSIAKIMGEIVDYGLSLDNEAMLRRIPLLGVLLLAEFVRNLSNYFISAHSIESIFLDTRNKIFRVITEIPISILEKNLDSGDIISRVNSDMMSLCATLDNYTWFLNVYVVGVIALIMCLRLSPILTFVYIAGFPISIFILKRVSSPLGELQSEKLKNMGLATNLATDTIRGLSVVKSYSLENIMLERYGKLVDKGTESDIASEKIGLKMNFVKNFFNIVPLFSVLMLSVYLVFKKMISPGEIIAFLSISRL from the coding sequence ATGAAGAAGACTAAAAATTCACTATCCCGTTTTTTTGTAGATAACAAGAGATATGCCGGCTATTTTATGTTACTATTTTTAAGCGCCATCGCCATGGGATTTTTTCAGACATCCATTGCAAAGATTATGGGTGAGATAGTAGATTATGGTCTATCACTAGATAATGAGGCAATGCTGAGGCGAATTCCCCTTCTAGGTGTATTATTGCTTGCTGAATTTGTACGCAACCTATCAAATTATTTTATTTCAGCCCATTCTATAGAAAGTATTTTTTTAGATACACGTAATAAAATATTTAGGGTTATTACTGAAATACCTATTAGTATACTGGAAAAAAATTTAGATTCTGGTGATATAATTTCCAGAGTTAACAGTGATATGATGAGTCTTTGTGCAACATTAGACAATTATACCTGGTTTCTCAATGTCTATGTTGTAGGTGTAATTGCGTTGATAATGTGTTTACGTTTAAGCCCAATTTTAACTTTTGTCTACATTGCAGGTTTTCCGATTTCCATTTTTATATTAAAAAGAGTTAGTTCCCCATTAGGTGAATTACAATCTGAAAAGCTAAAAAATATGGGATTAGCAACTAATTTGGCAACAGATACGATTCGTGGATTAAGCGTTGTAAAATCTTATTCTTTAGAAAATATAATGCTAGAGCGTTATGGCAAATTGGTTGATAAGGGTACAGAATCAGATATAGCAAGTGAAAAGATAGGTTTGAAGATGAACTTTGTTAAAAACTTTTTTAATATTGTTCCGCTGTTTAGTGTTCTTATGCTCAGCGTTTATCTAGTTTTTAAAAAAATGATTTCACCGGGCGAGATAATAGCTTTTTTATCTATAAGCCGGCTCTAA
- a CDS encoding ABC transporter ATP-binding protein, which produces MQGEDTAVCFKNINFSYNGQENLFTNLCFDIKKGERVAIVGHSGSGKSTIIKLLCKFYQVDEGEIYVFGNKISNLNAHSLWKNVTLVDQNAFLFDDSIYNNIIYGRKDADIEEVEQVLKEAYCWDFVSDLPKGIHTKIGEDGINLSGGQRQRLAIARALIKDVPLVLLDEPTSALDVEAEAVVQKAIDNLVKGNTSLIIAHRISTIKNADRIIVIDDGKIVEQGDYDTLIDQKGYFYRLAAKQIQ; this is translated from the coding sequence ATGCAAGGCGAAGATACGGCAGTATGTTTCAAAAATATAAACTTTTCATATAATGGTCAAGAAAATCTTTTTACTAATTTATGTTTCGATATAAAAAAAGGTGAAAGAGTAGCTATAGTTGGACATAGTGGAAGTGGTAAAAGCACTATTATCAAACTATTATGCAAATTTTATCAGGTAGATGAAGGGGAAATCTATGTCTTCGGGAATAAAATTTCAAATTTAAATGCACATTCATTGTGGAAAAATGTAACTCTCGTAGACCAAAATGCTTTTCTTTTTGATGATAGCATATACAATAATATTATTTATGGTAGAAAAGATGCTGATATAGAAGAAGTAGAACAAGTTCTCAAAGAAGCTTATTGTTGGGATTTTGTCTCTGATTTGCCTAAAGGGATTCATACTAAAATCGGGGAAGATGGAATTAATCTTTCAGGTGGACAAAGACAGAGATTAGCTATTGCACGGGCTCTAATAAAAGACGTACCGTTGGTGCTTTTAGATGAGCCGACATCGGCGTTGGATGTGGAGGCAGAAGCAGTTGTACAAAAGGCAATAGATAACCTGGTAAAGGGTAACACCTCCCTTATAATTGCCCACAGAATTTCGACCATAAAGAATGCAGATAGGATAATTGTAATTGATGATGGCAAAATAGTAGAGCAGGGGGACTATGATACTTTAATAGACCAAAAGGGCTATTTTTATAGATTAGCTGCTAAGCAAATTCAATGA
- a CDS encoding ABC transporter ATP-binding protein — MKIIKKYYVNFSRLFSLMGSEKKKYIIGSIMNTANIAVSFVIPFILSEFVLIVQSEFASAQIHKIVMLCVILLFAIPIASIGNYLKQAAAIYGTAKIRKNLLYHIENSSIRQVHDLTLENCITYITSDVENICRMLKGFGMANLFRFFILYIPAFLVLLFKDWRMALLGVILNIITVIASTFLNPRVRFHERAAQESLADSAGVLMEAVRGASLVRIFSMEDTLKDKYNDRCKGIYKNRSKFIRFNGLVSSITFVFLNSSKLLGFLFGLYLVFSGRMELANVVLTSGLIGIMADGLNSLTNFIKFIQNGLVSSDRVFEVLDMPLEEEKVTEELPDLNYSKAIRFKDVKFSYNSNNKVLNSLSLKIDRGDVVAIVGSSGGGKSTIIRLLQALYETDSGEIFLFDKPYSKLKNRDIRNMFAYVPQENILFQGTIRENISFGNTDSSLDQIIEACKRANIHDFIMSLPDGYDSMIGEDSKNISGGERQRMALARAFLKDAPILLLDEPTSSIDAKSEELVLESISSLSEDKTVLIITHRLSAIKIADSILIIEDGKLVEEGTHLELLDRNGRYRELYQTGIPLVN, encoded by the coding sequence TTGAAAATAATAAAAAAATACTATGTTAACTTTAGTCGCCTATTTTCATTAATGGGCTCTGAAAAGAAGAAATACATAATTGGTAGTATTATGAATACAGCCAATATAGCCGTTTCATTTGTAATACCATTTATATTGAGTGAATTTGTGCTCATTGTCCAGAGTGAATTTGCAAGCGCTCAGATACATAAAATAGTTATGCTTTGCGTCATACTCTTGTTTGCCATTCCCATCGCATCTATCGGCAATTATCTCAAACAAGCTGCAGCGATATATGGAACTGCCAAGATCAGAAAAAATCTATTATACCACATTGAAAATTCAAGCATAAGGCAGGTACATGACCTTACTTTAGAAAACTGTATAACCTATATCACAAGCGATGTAGAAAATATCTGTAGAATGCTAAAGGGATTTGGGATGGCAAATCTTTTCCGATTTTTTATATTGTATATCCCGGCTTTTTTAGTTTTGTTGTTTAAAGATTGGAGAATGGCACTGCTTGGTGTTATACTAAATATAATTACAGTCATAGCTTCAACTTTTCTAAACCCTAGAGTTCGATTTCATGAAAGAGCTGCTCAGGAGAGTTTGGCAGATTCTGCAGGTGTGCTTATGGAGGCTGTGAGGGGAGCTAGTCTAGTTAGAATATTTTCGATGGAAGATACCCTTAAAGACAAGTACAATGACAGGTGTAAAGGAATCTACAAAAACAGATCAAAGTTTATAAGATTTAATGGGCTAGTGAGCTCGATTACTTTTGTATTTTTAAATTCATCCAAGTTGCTGGGATTTTTATTTGGTCTTTATTTGGTGTTTTCAGGTAGGATGGAGTTGGCAAATGTCGTATTGACTTCCGGACTGATAGGTATCATGGCTGATGGTTTAAACAGTTTGACAAACTTTATAAAGTTTATTCAGAATGGACTCGTGTCTTCCGATAGAGTTTTTGAAGTTTTAGATATGCCTTTGGAGGAAGAAAAAGTGACTGAAGAATTGCCAGATCTAAACTACTCTAAGGCGATAAGATTTAAGGACGTCAAGTTTTCCTATAATTCCAATAATAAGGTTTTAAATTCTCTATCGTTAAAAATAGATAGGGGTGATGTAGTCGCAATAGTAGGTTCTTCTGGCGGAGGTAAGAGCACTATTATTAGATTGCTACAAGCCCTTTATGAAACTGACAGTGGTGAGATATTCTTATTTGATAAGCCCTATAGCAAACTAAAAAATAGGGACATAAGGAATATGTTTGCCTATGTACCACAAGAAAATATACTATTTCAAGGGACAATAAGAGAAAATATCTCCTTTGGCAATACGGATAGCAGTCTTGACCAAATAATAGAGGCCTGCAAGAGAGCTAATATACATGACTTTATCATGTCGCTGCCAGATGGATATGATTCTATGATAGGTGAAGATTCAAAAAATATCTCAGGTGGAGAAAGACAGAGAATGGCACTTGCAAGGGCATTTTTAAAAGATGCCCCTATCTTGCTTTTGGATGAACCTACATCATCCATTGATGCAAAGTCGGAAGAACTAGTGTTGGAATCTATTTCTTCTTTATCAGAGGATAAAACCGTTTTAATTATAACCCATAGACTGAGTGCTATTAAAATAGCGGACAGTATACTCATAATAGAGGATGGAAAATTGGTGGAGGAGGGAACTCATTTAGAACTATTAGATAGAAACGGAAGGTATAGAGAACTATATCAAACTGGTATACCCTTGGTAAATTAA